From Labrus bergylta chromosome 22, fLabBer1.1, whole genome shotgun sequence, one genomic window encodes:
- the LOC136177476 gene encoding transmembrane protein 272-like has protein sequence MSNSRLVQHIRRPPQPPPLILGCSKLFLCVMPIAQIAIGATHLDDCPRQHYIPIYLIVVGVFGLVLSVLSCLPCAQEPKDGTTNPLSRVCTAWNSLSSFFLFCWFIAGNVWIYSIYQPNYTKNSTDIGSYCNKTLYLFAFWTTTLVYILLAVFLIGGCCVLGCMFLCGRADPDDDV, from the exons ATGTCAAACAGCAGACTTGTTCAACACATCCGCAGACCTCCTCAACCCCCCCCACTCATCCTAG gATGTTCAAAGTTGTTCCTCTGTGTCATGCCCATCGCTCAGATTGCAATCG GTGCGACACACCTGGATGACTGTCCGCGGCAGCACTACATCCCCATCTATCTGATCGTGGTGGGGGTCTTCGGTCTGGTGCTGTCCGTGCTGTCGTGCCTGCCCTGCGCTCAGGAGCCCAAAGATGGGACCACGAATCCGCTCAGTCGAGTCTGCACCGCCTGGAACTCTCTGagctccttcttcctcttctgctGGTTTATTGCTG GTAATGTGTGGATCTACTCCATCTACCAGCCCAACTACACCAAGAACTCCACAGATATAGGTTCCTATTGTAATAAAACTCTATACCTGTTTGCCTTCTGGACCACCACCCTGGTCTACATCCTGCTCGCCGTCTTCCTGATCGGCGGGTGCTGCGTCCTCGGCTGCATGTTCCTGTGCGGCCGAGCTGACCCCGACGACGACGTGTag
- the LOC136177428 gene encoding transmembrane protein 272-like isoform X4: protein MFSVFLCVMPIAQIAIGAIYLDDCPRQHYIPIYLIVVGVFSLVLSCLPCAQEPEEGTTNPLSRVCTPWNSLCSLFLFCWFIAGNVWIYSIYQPNYTKNSTDIGSYCNKTLYLFAFWTTTLVYILLAVSLIGKCCVLGCMFLCGRADPDDDV from the exons atgttttctgtgttcctCTGTGTCATGCCCATCGCTCAGATTGCAATCG GTGCGATATACCTGGATGACTGTCCGCGGCAGCACTACATCCCCATCTATCTGATCGTGGTGGGGGTCTTCAGTCTGGTGCTGTCGTGCCTGCCCTGCGCTCAGGAGCCCGAAGAGGGGACCACGAACCCGCTCAGTCGAGTCTGCACCCCCTGGAACTCTCTGTGCTCCTTGTTTCTCTTCTGCTGGTTTATTGCTG GTAATGTGTGGATCTACTCCATCTACCAGCCCAACTACACCAAGAACTCCACAGATATAGGTTCCTATTGTAATAAAACTCTATACCTGTTTGCCTTCTGGACCACCACCCTGGTCTACATCCTGCTCGCCGTCTCCCTGATCGGCAAGTGCTGCGTCCTCGGCTGCATGTTCCTGTGCGGCCGAGCTGACCCCGACGACGACGTGTag
- the LOC136177428 gene encoding transmembrane protein 272-like isoform X1, with the protein MSNEGHFRADTLCFFSFEQNMAESLQHIRRPPADWCKPHAPILICFKAIVSLLPFAELAIGAKYQFDCPVQRYIPIYLLVAGVITLLLAVLSISPCTAGFGNHSKTWSCLVSVFFFCWFIAGNVWIYSIYEPNYNKTAPINTYCNKTLYLFAFWTTNANYILLGLLLVSSCCRCFLSGDN; encoded by the exons ATGTCAAATGAGGGGCACTTCAGAGCAGACACattatgtttcttctcttttgagCAGAATATGGCTGAGAGTCTTCAACACATCCGTAGACCTCCTGCGGATTGGTGCAAACCTCATGCACCAATTTTAA TTTGTTTCAAGGCGATTGTATCTCTCCTGCCTTTCGCTGAACTCGCGATAG GAGCAAAGTACCAGTTTGATTGCCCGGTCCAGCGTTACATTCCAATCTACCTGTTGGTGGCGGGAGTCATCACCCTGCTGCTGGCCGtgctctccatctctccctgcACTGCCGGCTTCGGGAATCACAGCAAAACCTGGAGCTGCCTCGTctccgtcttcttcttctgctggtTCATCGCTG GTAATGTTTGGATTTACTCAATCTACGAACCAAACTACAACAAGACGGCCCCCATAAACACCTACTGCAACAAGACCCTCTACCTTTTTGCCTTCTGGACCACCAATGCAAATTATATTCTCTTAGGTCTCCTCCTTGTATCTAGCTGTTGCCGCTGCTTTCTGTCTGGTgataattaa
- the LOC136177428 gene encoding transmembrane protein 272-like isoform X2, which produces MAESLQHIRRPPADWCKPHAPILMYLFVFTTVCFKAIVSLLPFAELAIGAKYQFDCPVQRYIPIYLLVAGVITLLLAVLSISPCTAGFGNHSKTWSCLVSVFFFCWFIAGNVWIYSIYEPNYNKTAPINTYCNKTLYLFAFWTTNANYILLGLLLVSSCCRCFLSGDN; this is translated from the exons ATGGCTGAGAGTCTTCAACACATCCGTAGACCTCCTGCGGATTGGTGCAAACCTCATGCACCAATTTTAA TGTACCTCTTTGTCTTTACCACAGTTTGTTTCAAGGCGATTGTATCTCTCCTGCCTTTCGCTGAACTCGCGATAG GAGCAAAGTACCAGTTTGATTGCCCGGTCCAGCGTTACATTCCAATCTACCTGTTGGTGGCGGGAGTCATCACCCTGCTGCTGGCCGtgctctccatctctccctgcACTGCCGGCTTCGGGAATCACAGCAAAACCTGGAGCTGCCTCGTctccgtcttcttcttctgctggtTCATCGCTG GTAATGTTTGGATTTACTCAATCTACGAACCAAACTACAACAAGACGGCCCCCATAAACACCTACTGCAACAAGACCCTCTACCTTTTTGCCTTCTGGACCACCAATGCAAATTATATTCTCTTAGGTCTCCTCCTTGTATCTAGCTGTTGCCGCTGCTTTCTGTCTGGTgataattaa
- the LOC136177428 gene encoding transmembrane protein 272-like isoform X3, with amino-acid sequence MAESLQHIRRPPADWCKPHAPILICFKAIVSLLPFAELAIGAKYQFDCPVQRYIPIYLLVAGVITLLLAVLSISPCTAGFGNHSKTWSCLVSVFFFCWFIAGNVWIYSIYEPNYNKTAPINTYCNKTLYLFAFWTTNANYILLGLLLVSSCCRCFLSGDN; translated from the exons ATGGCTGAGAGTCTTCAACACATCCGTAGACCTCCTGCGGATTGGTGCAAACCTCATGCACCAATTTTAA TTTGTTTCAAGGCGATTGTATCTCTCCTGCCTTTCGCTGAACTCGCGATAG GAGCAAAGTACCAGTTTGATTGCCCGGTCCAGCGTTACATTCCAATCTACCTGTTGGTGGCGGGAGTCATCACCCTGCTGCTGGCCGtgctctccatctctccctgcACTGCCGGCTTCGGGAATCACAGCAAAACCTGGAGCTGCCTCGTctccgtcttcttcttctgctggtTCATCGCTG GTAATGTTTGGATTTACTCAATCTACGAACCAAACTACAACAAGACGGCCCCCATAAACACCTACTGCAACAAGACCCTCTACCTTTTTGCCTTCTGGACCACCAATGCAAATTATATTCTCTTAGGTCTCCTCCTTGTATCTAGCTGTTGCCGCTGCTTTCTGTCTGGTgataattaa